The sequence CCCTCCCCCATCAAGAGCTCACGCTGAGCATCGGGGCCGCCAAAGGCAAAGCCCTCACAGATACGGCCGTCGGCAAACACCACGCGATGACAGGGAATTTGGCCAGGGCGCGGGTTGCTGTGCAGCGCATAGCCCACATAGCGCGCGCTCCGCGGACGACCGGCGAGCAGCGCCACCTGACCGTACGTAGCGACCATCCCCTCGGGAATCTGCTCGACCACCTCGTACACCCGCTCAAAAAAGCCCTCAGACGCCATCGATCGCTCCCTTCCACCCTGAAAAGCATAAACCACCACAAAGG is a genomic window of Collinsella aerofaciens containing:
- a CDS encoding MGMT family protein, which gives rise to MASEGFFERVYEVVEQIPEGMVATYGQVALLAGRPRSARYVGYALHSNPRPGQIPCHRVVFADGRICEGFAFGGPDAQRELLMGEGVTFTDPVHVDLAACRWLAGL